A window of the Branchiibius hedensis genome harbors these coding sequences:
- a CDS encoding WhiB family transcriptional regulator produces MDIVLDATAEPALSPDDIPLRREIACRGILDDTFQPNRPDEFLRAKAICDTCLSTKSCLRQGVEIDGYGVWGGVMLRAGKEVDWSSMGAKKGRKAGRKPGATNKRKKRVDAAA; encoded by the coding sequence ATGGACATTGTTTTGGACGCGACCGCCGAGCCTGCTCTGTCGCCGGACGACATTCCGTTGCGGCGTGAGATTGCCTGTCGGGGAATCCTCGATGACACGTTCCAGCCGAACCGGCCGGATGAGTTCTTGCGGGCGAAAGCCATCTGCGACACCTGCCTGTCGACGAAGTCGTGCTTGCGGCAGGGCGTGGAGATCGACGGCTACGGCGTGTGGGGTGGGGTGATGCTGCGCGCCGGCAAAGAGGTCGACTGGTCCAGCATGGGCGCTAAGAAGGGCAGAAAGGCTGGGCGTAAGCCAGGGGCTACCAACAAGCGCAAGAAGCGCGTCGACGCTGCAGCCTGA